ATCGTTTGTTTAAACGGACCGTTGGCTCTGACCCTACACTTACTACACCCTGATCCCACAATGTCTCCACACTGACCCCACAATGACTCCACAATGTCTCCACACTGACCCCACAATGACTCCACACTGACCCCACAATGTCTCCACACTGACCCCACATTGACTCCACACTGACCCCACAATGACTCCACACTGACCCCACAATGTCTCCACACTGACCCCACAATGACTCCACAATGACTCCACACTGACCCCACAATGACTCCACACTGACCCCACAATGACTCCACATTGACTCCACAATGTCTCCACACTGACCCCACAATGACTCCACAATGACTCCACAATGGCTCCACACTGACCCCACAATGACTCCACCATCGCTCCACACTGACTTGACACTAATCCCCAAAATGGCTCCACACTGGCCCCCACAGCAATACCACACTTAACACACCCTAATGTCCTGGGTTTGGCCAGTTCGGGGGACCGCACCCCCGGAGCTGTGTACTCTATGATTCCAAAGTGATCACATTCTGTTTGCTCATCCAATCAATTCTGTTCAAATCTGGTGTGATGACATTTCTGTCAATTAGCTATCAGTTGTTGCAATCCCAAAAATGATAACCAATGATAAACAATAATTGTGAGTGTAGCAAAAGTAATCAACAAAACCATCTATTGCTCTTGTGCATAAGTTAAAGTAAACACACAGCCAGGTATAGCCAACCCATTTATCTCCGCTTTAAcagattatatatattattatttatgtatattttacattattcccatccccatttttgtcattccatctgttgtaatatgtaatatgaatCTGAATTTTAATTCCTTCCAgcttattattatcatatttctatttttctcCCCAGATTTGGCAAAGATGCAACATGCTGTGTACCTTGAAACTGAACTGACcgatagagaaagagaaagaggagaggaggggccaGTTTTCGTTCCCTGTTCTGCTGATCTGTAAACAGACATGTGTTCTGCCAGCTGCATTTATTATCAGGGCACCCGCCAGAGAGACGAGCcgagggggggggcactgtcTCCCCCGACACCTTCCCTGCAGAACCGGATCGACATCTTCAGCtgcattacccacaatgctgtGAGAAGCTCACCTGGAGAGGGACTGTCATGTACCCCCTCAAGgggcgtgtctgtctgtctatattAGGCCATgagagggggggcggggtggtgCAGAACGGGGCGGGGCATCTACACTCCATCAGACTCTTTCTCTGACACTCCAGATATTGCCAGTCTCCTGAGATAGCAATGTatgaacagcacagtgtagagacagacagacagatagatagacagatagatagacagatagatagatagatagatagatagacagacagacagatagacagacagacagatagacaaaAAGACtgacagatagagagacagatagatagatagatagatagatagacagatcaATAGATGGTGTCACTTTCCATATAAGGAGGAGGATCTCCTTCAGGAGGAGGGTATATCTGAGCTGCATATCTGAGAAGGGGGTAGTGCAATCACACCTGTGTGCCATCTCCACAGCAAAGGGTATCACCCTCAACTGGACGTTAATCACATAGTTTATGTGGACAGCTGGACAGACTGAAAGCAGTTAGGCTtcgatttttttcttttacttcatctttttttgtttgcaaagaGGGCTGATTGACATGGGAGCCCTGCAATCAAGACACCTGGATGCAAGACAGCGCAAGAACCTGTCAGGTAAGGAGGCCTCTGTtctttcccttctttctctctctcccctccctctctctctttatctcccattcctctctttttccctttctctgcctctcgcTGGACCAGAGAGACCGACTGACTTGGTGAGGGCTTTGTTTACCCAACAGTgtgatagtgatgatgatgttctggaaaacacacacagaactgtgtgacagttttctgctctttctcatacactaaaatgtgtgtgtgtgtgtatgcatatgtgtgtgcccgtgcatgtgtgtgtgcacgcatatgtgtgtatgggtgtgcatctgtgtgtatttgtatatgtgtatgtgtgtgtgtgcatgtgtgtgtgcgtgcgtgtgtgtgtgtgtgcaggacaCACAACAGTCATGCTGAGAGAGTTCTCCTCACACTTTCGCCGACAACTGTGTGCTGGTATTCTGGAGCAGCAACAGAATGATGTGGGGCTGAAGGAGCCAGCAGGAACCCCAACACTCCTGCACCAGCAGGTAAGACAGCCACCACACCCTGCACAGTGATCATCTCCACACACTAAAAAGATATGATTCCTGCAAAGTAATATTCTTGTCAAATTTAAGAGATCCACTTCCTACATAGTACTCATCTTCTAGCTTTTAAGAGATCCACTTACTGCGTAGTAATCACTTTATAGCACTTAAGAAATCCGCTTACTACATAAAATGTCTCCCCTAACACTTAAGATATCCACTTCTTCCATTGTAACCATCTTCCATCTTTTAAGAGATTCACTTACTGCATAGTAATCATCTTCTAAAACTTAAGCAATCAACTGTAAAGATCGCAGTTCTCTTGCATCATTTAAGAAATCCAATGGCTGCATAATCCATGCATAATAATCATCATCTAACACTTCAGAGATCCACATCCTGTATAGTAATCATCTTCTGGCCCTTACAGATTCCAGTTGCTATATAGTAACTCTCCTCTAACACTTGGAGATCCCCAGTTCTGAAGATTACCTCTGCTCTTGACAAATACTCTTAAAACGTTCTTTCCTGCTTGGCCCTCATTATGCTCTCCTATATTCCAGGACTCAGTTACAGGCAGCAAGGTGATACTAGAAGGAACTCTACAGCAGTATCTAGATGGCAAGTGGAGAAGACGCCACCTACAGGTCACCAAGAGTTTTGCAGTGGAGAGTCGTGACTCCAAAGAGGTATGATACAGGTGGAGTTTACTTCACACTGTTATCCACATGCATTACAAGTATGACCTCAGAAGGACCATGTGCATTACAGGTGTGTGTTACAGGTTCATGAGGTGTATTACAGGCACAAATGCAGAATTTTGATGTGCATTACATGTGAGCGATCAGGTCTTCTGATGTATGTTACAGGTTTTTGAGGGAGGCTGGGAGCGCAGGAGAGATCTAAATCTCTCCGGCTGCCAGATTTGCACCACCATACAGGAACATCGCCTCCTAGTGGATGAAACATGTCGGCACATCAAAGGTATGATCACAGGCACATTGACATTGCTGCTCTGATCccatttctcctttttgttgACGACATGTTTATTGCAGTATCTAAAGTCTCCAGCcatgtgacctgtgtgtgtgtgtgtgtgtgtgtatgtgtgtgtgtgtgtatgtgttggttGATTGATATATtgagtaatttatttaaaaatcacaataacACCGCACATAtcctcacacaaacatgcaaactttGATTTGGTGGTGGCGGTGGGGTGGTGTTTTGGGTCGCAGGAAGGCGCGGGGGAAAGATGCCATTTTGGGACTGTCCCACGGACTTCCCCGTGTTCATTCAGCACCCCTACAGTGCCCCCTTGTGTCTGTGCGCCGAATCGCGTGAGGCACAGCGACTGTGGGCCAGGCATCTGCAGAGGGCGGTGCAGCACCAGAGCTCAAGTATGACATCACCCACATCATGTGACACGAGCACACATTTCACCTTCATTATGTGACACGAGCACACATTTCACCCTTATCATGTGACACGAGCACACATTTCACCCTTATCATGTGACACGAGCACACATTTCACCTTCATCATGTGACACGAGCACACATTTCACCCTTATCATGTGACACGAGCACACATTTCACCTTCATCATGTGACTCGAGCACACAAAAGCATGTGTGCTTTCTGTGGGCCTGAAACTGCCCTGAAGTTTGTGATGGATTGATAGATCAAAACTGTAAGGGCAAACCTATGCATGTGGAAACATAGAGAgtctttgatcatttttttgtattttacagacGTATTAGGTAGATATAACAACAGGAGCAACAAATtaatgggaattttttttgggaaaaagtTTTATGATTTTGATAATTCTTGTCTGCCATTCATGTGAGAGAGAATGATCCTTTCAGTTCTCCAGAGGAAAGATACTGCTGAGTCACGAGCGTTTCTGGAGGCTGTACGTTTCTACAGGCAGGAGAAGGGCAGCTATCAGCCTGGGGTCCTGCTGAtgggcagtgaggaggaggtgaggcactgggtgtgtgtgtgcgtctgtgtatgtgtgtctctctgtgtgcgaGAGGGGgatctgtgtgagagagaggtgtgtgtgtgtgtgtgtgtgtgtgtgtgtgagaccatgTTCCTACCCTCTTTCAGGTGTTGTCCAGTCTGATCATGGAGGAGATTCTGCCCTGTCTGCACTTTCGGATCTTCCCCAGACTGATCCCAAATCAGAGGAGACTCACCTGGATCAAGGCAAGATGGACctacacactcagacacacacacacacaaacacacacacacacacacacactcggacacaaatacacgcacacacacacacacacacacacacacacacacacacacggacacaaatacacacacacacacacacacatatacacacaaacacacacacacacacagcacacacacacacacacacacacacacacacacacacacacacacacacacacaaacacaaaaacacacatatttagTGCTCAGGTCAGTGCTGCCTCTCTTGTTCAGCTGCAGGCAGAGGTGTACAGCCAGGTGTGTGCCCAGGTAAGAGCAGAGATGAGGGCTCTGATGGAGGAGGTGGCCCAGCAGCGCCCCCTTCTGGAGAAACTGGTGAGGTCAGACCTGCCCCAGATCACCACTCAGCAGGACTGCATTGCCCACAGAATTACAGGTAAGCACGTTTCAGCCAGGTGCGTCTTCACCTGAGAggtgttgcattgtgggtaacctGAAGGTGCGCCTGCGTTCTGACTCCACAGAGGACATGTGCGAGGAGATTTCCCAGTGCCTCTCCACCGCCGTCATCCCCCTCCTGGGCCCCACCTTTCAGGAAGTGGCTGCACCCATTTGCGAGGGATTCGCGGCAGCCCGGCAGCTCTTCCTAGAGACCTGCGATGACGTCATTTCCAGAGGCTGCTCTGGCCAATCGCTACAAGAGGCAGGCAGGACTCATACACACCTTACAGCTGCATGTTAAAGCCCGGGTAGCTCAGCTGGTAGGGCATCAGACTTTTAATCTGAGGGTCCAGGGTTCAAGTTCCTGTTCGATAGTCATGGGGACTGAACAAAAGTTGCAAAGCAGGTAAGCAGCTGTAGGAAGTTGCCCAGTatgtgagcagcagtgtagtatagtgacaaggagcaggactcatacctgaaaggttgctggttcgattcccccagggggtactgctgctgtacccttgggcaag
This genomic stretch from Megalops cyprinoides isolate fMegCyp1 chromosome 1, fMegCyp1.pri, whole genome shotgun sequence harbors:
- the LOC118780853 gene encoding protein Niban 1-like isoform X1 produces the protein MGALQSRHLDARQRKNLSGHTTVMLREFSSHFRRQLCAGILEQQQNDVGLKEPAGTPTLLHQQDSVTGSKVILEGTLQQYLDGKWRRRHLQVTKSFAVESRDSKEVFEGGWERRRDLNLSGCQICTTIQEHRLLVDETCRHIKGRRGGKMPFWDCPTDFPVFIQHPYSAPLCLCAESREAQRLWARHLQRAVQHQSSILQRKDTAESRAFLEAVRFYRQEKGSYQPGVLLMGSEEEVLSSLIMEEILPCLHFRIFPRLIPNQRRLTWIKLQAEVYSQVCAQVRAEMRALMEEVAQQRPLLEKLVRSDLPQITTQQDCIAHRITEDMCEEISQCLSTAVIPLLGPTFQEVAAPICEGFAAARQLFLETCDDVISRGCSGQSLQELLSPLSGLGLGSARASQYLAMLEWSAGGRAWLQASWGIHSSLCRPLVFQAQSTLQQLLDRAALMFRHLLTLKPCLSVDPSQVTAILHRVRDRVLKQLDQDLRSVRAQLVLESLLQLSLPALIERLGHLDSSHYQPLVQPHYTPFLHPDIIYHQVLRASLTREIQAVMRDTLPQQCVPLSTGRRSASSENTYEEWSPPGGHSRSCSQLSDSHTLTPGARSYENFEGLMSELEPQQSGGGWDAGRDERGAKGATTLEGGEYICLMGADGGEQWIRASAFKHTPLPAKRTFPVNDCGFGC
- the LOC118780853 gene encoding protein Niban 1-like isoform X3 — encoded protein: MGALQSRHLDARQRKNLSGHTTVMLREFSSHFRRQLCAGILEQQQNDVGLKEPAGTPTLLHQQDSVTGSKVILEGTLQQYLDGKWRRRHLQVTKSFAVESRDSKEVFEGGWERRRDLNLSGCQICTTIQEHRLLVDETCRHIKGRRGGKMPFWDCPTDFPVFIQHPYSAPLCLCAESREAQRLWARHLQRAVQHQSSILQRKDTAESRAFLEAVRFYRQEKGSYQPGVLLMGSEEEVLSSLIMEEILPCLHFRIFPRLIPNQRRLTWIKLQAEVYSQVCAQVRAEMRALMEEVAQQRPLLEKLVRSDLPQITTQQDCIAHRITEDMCEEISQCLSTAVIPLLGPTFQEVAAPICEGFAAARQLFLETCDDVISRGCSGQSLQELLSPLSGLGLGSARASQYLAMLEWSAGGRAWLQASWGIHSSLCRPLVFQAQSTLQQLLDRAALMFRHLLTLKPCLSVDPSQVTAILHRVRDRVLKQLDQDLRSVRAQLVLESLLQLSLPALIERLGHLPLVQPHYTPFLHPDIIYHQVLRASLTREIQAVMRDTLPQQCVPLSTGRRSASSENTYEEWSPPGGHSRSCSQLSDSHTLTPGARSYENFEGLMSELEPQQSGGGWDAGRDERGAKGATTLEGGEYICLMGADGGEQWIRASAFKHTPLPAKRTFPVNDCGFGC
- the LOC118780853 gene encoding protein Niban 1-like isoform X2, with the translated sequence MGALQSRHLDARQRKNLSGHTTVMLREFSSHFRRQLCAGILEQQQNDVGLKEPAGTPTLLHQQDSVTGSKVILEGTLQQYLDGKWRRRHLQVTKSFAVESRDSKEVFEGGWERRRDLNLSGCQICTTIQEHRLLVDETCRHIKGRRGGKMPFWDCPTDFPVFIQHPYSAPLCLCAESREAQRLWARHLQRAVQHQSSILQRKDTAESRAFLEAVRFYRQEKGSYQPGVLLMGSEEEVLSSLIMEEILPCLHFRIFPRLIPNQRRLTWIKLQAEVYSQVCAQVRAEMRALMEEVAQQRPLLEKLVRSDLPQITTQQDCIAHRITEDMCEEISQCLSTAVIPLLGPTFQEVAAPICEGFAAARQLFLETCDDVISRGCSGQSLQELLSPLSGLGLGSARASQYLAMLEWSAGGRAWLQASWGIHSSLCRPLVFQAQSTLQQLLDRAALMFRHLLTLKPCLSVDPSQVTAILHRVRDRVLKLDQDLRSVRAQLVLESLLQLSLPALIERLGHLDSSHYQPLVQPHYTPFLHPDIIYHQVLRASLTREIQAVMRDTLPQQCVPLSTGRRSASSENTYEEWSPPGGHSRSCSQLSDSHTLTPGARSYENFEGLMSELEPQQSGGGWDAGRDERGAKGATTLEGGEYICLMGADGGEQWIRASAFKHTPLPAKRTFPVNDCGFGC
- the LOC118780853 gene encoding protein Niban 1-like isoform X4, with protein sequence MGALQSRHLDARQRKNLSGHTTVMLREFSSHFRRQLCAGILEQQQNDVGLKEPAGTPTLLHQQDSVTGSKVILEGTLQQYLDGKWRRRHLQVTKSFAVESRDSKEVFEGGWERRRDLNLSGCQICTTIQEHRLLVDETCRHIKGRRGGKMPFWDCPTDFPVFIQHPYSAPLCLCAESREAQRLWARHLQRAVQHQSSILQRKDTAESRAFLEAVRFYRQEKGSYQPGVLLMGSEEEVLSSLIMEEILPCLHFRIFPRLIPNQRRLTWIKLQAEVYSQVCAQVRAEMRALMEEVAQQRPLLEKLVRSDLPQITTQQDCIAHRITEDMCEEISQCLSTAVIPLLGPTFQEVAAPICEGFAAARQLFLETCDDVISRGCSGQSLQELLSPLSGLGLGSARASQYLAMLEWSAGGRAWLQASWGIHSSLCRPLVFQAQSTLQQLLDRAALMFRHLLTLKPCLSVDPSQVTAILHRVRDRVLKVRASAGSGPEECSCPAGPRVSAPAVSPCSNREAWPFGFLSLPAAGAATLHPLPPPGHHLPPSAEGQPDQRNTSSDERHSAPAVRPPVNRETVCILRKHLRGVVSPWWSLTVL
- the LOC118780853 gene encoding protein Niban 1-like isoform X6 — its product is MGALQSRHLDARQRKNLSGHTTVMLREFSSHFRRQLCAGILEQQQNDVGLKEPAGTPTLLHQQDSVTGSKVILEGTLQQYLDGKWRRRHLQVTKSFAVESRDSKEVFEGGWERRRDLNLSGCQICTTIQEHRLLVDETCRHIKGRRGGKMPFWDCPTDFPVFIQHPYSAPLCLCAESREAQRLWARHLQRAVQHQSSILQRKDTAESRAFLEAVRFYRQEKGSYQPGVLLMGSEEEVLSSLIMEEILPCLHFRIFPRLIPNQRRLTWIKLQAEVYSQVCAQVRAEMRALMEEVAQQRPLLEKLVRSDLPQITTQQDCIAHRITEDMCEEISQCLSTAVIPLLGPTFQEVAAPICEGFAAARQLFLETCDDVISRGCSGQSLQELLSPLSGLGLGSARASQYLAMLEWSAGGRAWLQASWGIHSSLCRPLVFQAQSTLQQLLDRAALMFRHLLTLKPCLSVDPSQVTAILHRVRDRVLKVRASAGSGPEECSCPAGPRVSAPAVSPCSNREAWPFAAGAATLHPLPPPGHHLPPSAEGQPDQRNTSSDERHSAPAVRPPVNRETVCILRKHLRGVVSPWWSLTVL
- the LOC118780853 gene encoding protein Niban 1-like isoform X5, translating into MGALQSRHLDARQRKNLSGHTTVMLREFSSHFRRQLCAGILEQQQNDVGLKEPAGTPTLLHQQDSVTGSKVILEGTLQQYLDGKWRRRHLQVTKSFAVESRDSKEVFEGGWERRRDLNLSGCQICTTIQEHRLLVDETCRHIKGRRGGKMPFWDCPTDFPVFIQHPYSAPLCLCAESREAQRLWARHLQRAVQHQSSILQRKDTAESRAFLEAVRFYRQEKGSYQPGVLLMGSEEEVLSSLIMEEILPCLHFRIFPRLIPNQRRLTWIKLQAEVYSQVCAQVRAEMRALMEEVAQQRPLLEKLVRSDLPQITTQQDCIAHRITEDMCEEISQCLSTAVIPLLGPTFQEVAAPICEGFAAARQLFLETCDDVISRGCSGQSLQELLSPLSGLGLGSARASQYLAMLEWSAGGRAWLQASWGIHSSLCRPLVFQAQSTLQQLLDRAALMFRHLLTLKPCLSVDPSQVTAILHRVRDRVLKVRASGSGPEECSCPAGPRVSAPAVSPCSNREAWPFGFLSLPAAGAATLHPLPPPGHHLPPSAEGQPDQRNTSSDERHSAPAVRPPVNRETVCILRKHLRGVVSPWWSLTVL